Proteins found in one Methanothermobacter thermautotrophicus genomic segment:
- a CDS encoding GAF domain-containing protein, whose translation MEKLSETEKMIMSYLESNPPEECMLDKITRGINRSRATVLKYLHILEARGLVTYRTVGRSKLWMPVGDLEGAVEYTGDTSRDSELIKNASKIHSNLLELLELERKIDDPDKLVFTINTLMDIVVSNSLFRRMFPGAQCLGDIMDRESIVLIENRMKSQGTIQVDLRGRDGIRRNYSLSVTPVNNFWVIIGRDMATSSFSKNELEVLLTITRLRSSSGSIEELMNSIRDELSTIMDLRQLSVVLSDASGIRRVYEYPESGDLTEFEYFIYRSIETLETVPWMHDQGLMLAVPLITEERAKGALIIRSPDDSISSQILEIIEMVADEVSEYLEMEKLRQEKDEFIRTLLAMNRVSEIINSDEEEDKMLEKSIEAVIETLEFEMGCIYLMEEERELQLRVQRNLPETLSRMCMAGAFTELFERSIEKEGVIYITSESPEYRMLHESIRRNNIKTILMIPIKFSGEITGILNLASYSVKPYNRISLENISSIGLQLGSALQRKSYNL comes from the coding sequence GTGGAGAAACTCTCTGAAACCGAGAAGATGATAATGTCCTACCTGGAATCAAATCCTCCAGAGGAGTGCATGCTGGACAAGATAACCCGTGGAATAAACAGGAGCAGGGCTACGGTGCTCAAGTACCTCCACATACTGGAGGCCAGGGGTCTTGTAACATACAGGACGGTTGGAAGGAGCAAGCTGTGGATGCCTGTGGGAGACCTTGAGGGCGCTGTTGAATACACTGGAGACACCTCCAGAGACTCTGAACTTATAAAAAATGCCTCAAAAATTCACAGCAACCTCCTGGAACTCCTGGAACTTGAAAGAAAAATAGATGACCCTGATAAACTTGTGTTCACCATAAACACCCTCATGGACATAGTGGTATCCAACAGCCTTTTCAGAAGGATGTTCCCGGGTGCACAGTGCCTTGGGGATATCATGGACCGGGAGAGCATTGTCCTCATTGAGAACAGGATGAAGTCCCAGGGCACGATACAGGTTGATCTGAGGGGAAGGGATGGGATAAGGAGGAACTACAGCCTCTCAGTCACACCTGTAAACAATTTCTGGGTCATAATAGGGAGGGACATGGCAACTTCATCGTTTTCGAAGAATGAACTTGAGGTCCTGCTCACCATCACAAGGCTGAGGTCATCCTCTGGCAGCATTGAGGAACTTATGAATTCAATAAGGGACGAGTTATCCACCATAATGGACCTTAGACAGCTTTCAGTGGTCCTCAGCGACGCATCTGGAATCAGGAGGGTCTACGAATACCCCGAGTCAGGGGATCTAACTGAATTTGAATACTTCATCTACCGGAGCATTGAAACCCTCGAGACGGTGCCCTGGATGCATGACCAGGGGCTCATGCTTGCAGTACCCCTAATCACAGAGGAGAGGGCGAAGGGAGCCCTAATCATCAGAAGCCCCGATGACTCCATATCATCACAGATTCTTGAAATCATAGAGATGGTGGCCGACGAGGTCTCAGAGTACCTTGAAATGGAGAAACTGAGACAGGAGAAGGATGAGTTCATAAGAACACTCCTTGCAATGAACAGGGTTTCCGAAATTATAAACAGTGATGAGGAAGAGGATAAAATGCTTGAGAAATCAATCGAGGCCGTGATAGAAACCCTGGAATTTGAAATGGGCTGCATCTATCTCATGGAGGAGGAGAGGGAACTCCAGCTCAGGGTTCAGAGGAATCTTCCAGAAACCCTCAGCAGAATGTGCATGGCCGGAGCCTTCACAGAACTCTTTGAGAGGTCCATTGAGAAGGAGGGAGTTATATACATAACCTCGGAGTCCCCTGAATACCGCATGCTACATGAATCCATAAGAAGAAACAATATAAAAACAATTCTAATGATCCCTATTAAGTTTTCAGGCGAGATAACTGGAATTTTAAACCTGGCAAGTTACAGTGTTAAACCCTACAACAGGATAAGCCTTGAGAACATTTCATCAATAGGGCTCCAGCTTGGAAGCGCTCTCCAGAGGAAAAGTTATAACTTATAA
- a CDS encoding DUF169 domain-containing protein, translating to MDYRKIAEDLKELLEMEGSPVAVKLVKNEEINGEKLEKKRHCEFIQDSRLKGVRGYATAEEHLCKGGAAVLGLCRVPPQVADGSLYHKLGNYSTLEAAAETVEAVPAVDGEYHASVYAPLEDADFEPDAVVLILKPAQALRLSQAYLHDRGGRITGDYSGIQSLCADAVAAVMERGIPNMTMGCNGSRKYAGIRPEELAVGLPASDLEGIVAALKKFREKWG from the coding sequence ATGGATTACCGGAAGATTGCAGAAGATCTCAAGGAACTCCTGGAAATGGAGGGCAGCCCGGTGGCTGTCAAATTAGTTAAAAATGAAGAAATAAATGGTGAAAAACTTGAAAAGAAGAGGCACTGCGAGTTCATACAGGATTCACGCCTTAAAGGTGTCAGGGGATATGCAACCGCAGAAGAACACCTCTGCAAGGGTGGCGCAGCAGTCCTTGGACTATGCAGGGTACCGCCCCAGGTTGCAGATGGAAGCCTCTACCACAAACTTGGAAACTACAGCACGCTTGAAGCTGCCGCCGAAACCGTGGAGGCCGTGCCTGCAGTCGATGGAGAGTACCATGCCTCAGTCTATGCTCCACTCGAAGATGCTGACTTTGAACCAGACGCCGTTGTTTTAATACTTAAACCGGCACAGGCACTTAGACTCAGCCAGGCATACCTCCATGATAGAGGTGGTAGGATAACCGGTGACTACTCAGGGATACAGTCACTCTGTGCAGATGCAGTTGCAGCTGTCATGGAGCGGGGAATCCCAAACATGACAATGGGCTGTAACGGTTCAAGGAAATATGCAGGTATCAGACCAGAGGAGCTTGCAGTCGGATTGCCAGCATCCGACCTTGAAGGAATTGTGGCTGCCCTCAAAAAATTCAGGGAAAAATGGGGATAA
- a CDS encoding DsrE family protein, which translates to MKVNLRGVNRYAAAIITDNILKNGVQNLQLILKEDCEEVRRIAEKHHMDYSPRETEKGLVVNISPQGIEEIDVTGETCPGPVIIAGDKISSMEAGMRIKIKSGSSDVIDDLALSAPEMNAKVIEKSDNHLILEKTDAPRKLEFAGRDKVLVVQSNGTGNAERAYATFIFSKAALSMGKDVTIFLLMDGVSIARKGGAATVKHPAFPRLDELMAEVLDMGVKIYVCEMSAQFRGLREDNIVEGCKIAGAATFITLLSDPSYAVVNF; encoded by the coding sequence ATGAAGGTAAATCTTAGAGGAGTGAACAGATACGCTGCAGCCATAATAACAGACAATATCCTCAAAAATGGTGTTCAGAACCTCCAGCTGATCCTGAAGGAGGACTGCGAAGAGGTCAGAAGAATTGCAGAGAAGCACCATATGGACTATTCCCCCAGAGAGACAGAGAAGGGTCTGGTGGTTAACATTTCACCTCAGGGCATTGAAGAGATAGATGTTACCGGAGAAACATGTCCAGGGCCGGTTATAATCGCAGGGGATAAAATCTCCTCAATGGAGGCCGGGATGAGGATAAAGATAAAATCAGGTAGCAGCGACGTAATTGATGACCTTGCACTCTCAGCTCCTGAAATGAACGCAAAGGTCATTGAAAAATCAGATAACCACCTTATCCTGGAGAAAACAGATGCTCCCCGGAAATTGGAATTTGCAGGAAGGGATAAGGTACTCGTTGTCCAGAGCAACGGGACAGGGAATGCAGAGAGGGCCTACGCCACCTTCATATTCTCAAAGGCGGCCCTCAGCATGGGAAAGGATGTCACCATATTCCTCCTCATGGATGGTGTGAGTATTGCAAGGAAGGGTGGTGCAGCCACAGTAAAACATCCCGCCTTCCCGCGACTGGATGAACTCATGGCCGAGGTCCTTGATATGGGCGTTAAGATCTATGTCTGTGAGATGAGCGCCCAGTTCAGGGGGCTCAGAGAGGATAACATTGTTGAGGGCTGCAAGATAGCGGGTGCAGCCACATTCATAACACTGCTGAGTGACCCCAGCTACGCTGTGGTAAACTTCTAG
- a CDS encoding DUF5400 domain-containing protein, whose protein sequence is MYQVIIFALLLAGIPSGFITFRIMGMRMAPHFGVLILALIATAANIMAGNVTLNYVAVALQILTGISAYTQFLPVLRDNFQAAPLYACHLSTVTVAAVLAAASVPL, encoded by the coding sequence ATGTATCAGGTCATTATATTCGCACTGCTCCTTGCAGGAATCCCATCAGGTTTCATAACCTTCCGTATAATGGGGATGAGGATGGCCCCACACTTTGGAGTTCTCATCCTGGCGCTCATTGCAACTGCAGCAAATATCATGGCAGGCAATGTGACCCTGAACTATGTTGCAGTGGCTCTGCAGATCCTCACAGGGATTTCAGCCTACACACAGTTCCTCCCTGTTCTGAGGGACAACTTTCAGGCCGCGCCGCTCTATGCATGTCATCTGAGCACAGTCACCGTTGCTGCGGTGCTCGCAGCTGCCTCAGTCCCACTTTAA
- a CDS encoding DEAD/DEAH box helicase translates to MARYIEHPLIKPEKIEARTYQQLLAADVLRKGNSMIVAPTALGKTVVAVLVAAERLRKYRESKVLILSPSKPLAIQHEESFREFMLATCTSLTGSIKPEERKERWIESQVISATPQTIESDILAGRYDLRDVSLIVFDECHRAVGSYSYVFLASNYVQNARNPLILGLTASPGADDDKIKTVCENLFMKKIVVKTEGDPDVRPYLKPIKIEWVKVRMTPELEEIRELLRKVLKNRLKMLKNLGVIDTVSVGKKDLLKARGRVQNRIARSTTPPKACYRAISLIASCINVEHALELLETQGIRPLHKYLLRLKGKKTKAAKGLLADPDFTRAMHLTRRAMMSGMEHPKLDRLMEILKGELKGDDARIIVFTQFRDTLEEIYQRCKREGISAVKFYGQNSRSGEKGLTQKQQRDIIKSFRMGNHDVLLSTSVAEEGIDIPSVDLVVMYEPVPSEIRMIQRRGRTGRKRRGRMIVLITEKTRDEAYYYSSIRKERSMKENLRGGSINVEVNPVETPKSLGPFIYADSREVNSRVLRELKKIGVDFELKPLAVGDYQISEETIIERKTTQDFIGSIIDKRLYKQAKEMVKNFKRPVMIIEGDGLYSGFINPDAIRGALAAVAVDFGIPIIPTRSAADTAAMIRRIALREQSEGKPDIRVRTDRKPLTLREKQLFIVESLPNIGSKYAERLLETFGSVEGVMNASEKELRSVDGIGAKRASEIRRVIEAEFRRPHEATNSRDR, encoded by the coding sequence ATGGCAAGGTACATAGAGCACCCCCTCATAAAGCCAGAGAAAATAGAGGCAAGGACCTACCAGCAGTTGCTGGCGGCAGACGTCCTCAGAAAGGGCAACTCAATGATAGTCGCCCCCACTGCCCTCGGAAAGACGGTTGTGGCTGTCCTTGTGGCTGCAGAGAGGCTCAGGAAATACAGGGAATCAAAGGTACTTATTCTATCACCAAGCAAACCCCTGGCCATACAGCATGAGGAGAGCTTCAGGGAGTTCATGCTTGCAACCTGCACATCCCTCACAGGCAGCATAAAACCTGAAGAGAGAAAAGAACGGTGGATTGAATCCCAGGTGATATCCGCTACCCCACAGACAATCGAATCCGACATCCTTGCTGGAAGATACGACCTCAGGGACGTTTCACTCATTGTATTCGATGAATGCCACCGGGCGGTTGGATCATACTCATACGTATTCCTTGCATCAAATTATGTACAGAACGCCAGGAACCCCCTCATACTGGGACTCACAGCATCTCCCGGTGCGGATGATGACAAAATAAAAACTGTCTGCGAGAACCTCTTCATGAAGAAGATTGTGGTTAAAACTGAGGGGGACCCTGATGTTAGGCCCTACCTCAAGCCCATAAAAATAGAATGGGTTAAGGTCAGGATGACCCCAGAACTTGAGGAGATAAGGGAACTCCTGAGAAAGGTCCTTAAAAATCGGCTCAAGATGCTCAAAAACCTCGGGGTTATAGACACGGTCAGTGTGGGTAAGAAGGACCTCCTGAAGGCAAGGGGCCGCGTCCAGAACAGGATAGCGCGGTCAACCACGCCACCAAAGGCATGCTACAGGGCCATATCACTCATAGCATCCTGTATAAACGTTGAACACGCCCTTGAACTCCTTGAAACCCAGGGCATAAGGCCACTCCACAAGTACCTTCTAAGATTAAAGGGGAAAAAAACAAAGGCCGCAAAGGGCCTCCTTGCAGATCCTGACTTCACGAGAGCAATGCACCTCACAAGAAGAGCCATGATGTCAGGGATGGAACACCCTAAACTTGACAGGCTAATGGAGATACTTAAAGGGGAACTTAAGGGGGATGACGCTAGGATAATAGTTTTCACGCAGTTCCGCGACACCCTGGAGGAGATATACCAGAGGTGCAAACGTGAAGGTATCAGCGCGGTTAAATTTTATGGACAGAACAGCAGGAGCGGAGAGAAGGGTCTCACCCAGAAACAGCAGAGGGACATAATAAAATCCTTCCGCATGGGAAACCATGATGTGCTCCTATCAACCAGCGTGGCCGAGGAAGGGATAGATATCCCCTCTGTAGACCTTGTGGTAATGTATGAACCTGTCCCCTCTGAGATAAGGATGATACAGAGACGTGGAAGGACTGGGAGAAAGAGGAGGGGCCGCATGATTGTCCTCATAACAGAGAAGACACGGGATGAGGCATACTACTACTCAAGTATCAGGAAGGAGAGATCCATGAAGGAGAACCTCAGGGGAGGATCAATCAACGTGGAGGTTAACCCCGTGGAGACACCCAAATCCTTGGGGCCCTTCATCTATGCTGATTCCCGTGAGGTAAACTCAAGGGTACTCCGGGAACTCAAAAAGATAGGGGTGGATTTTGAATTGAAACCCCTTGCGGTGGGTGACTATCAGATCAGCGAGGAGACCATAATTGAGAGAAAGACAACACAGGACTTTATTGGTTCAATTATAGATAAAAGACTGTACAAACAGGCAAAGGAGATGGTCAAAAACTTTAAAAGGCCTGTTATGATCATAGAGGGTGATGGCCTTTATTCAGGCTTCATAAATCCAGACGCCATCAGGGGTGCCCTTGCAGCCGTGGCAGTTGACTTCGGGATACCGATAATACCCACAAGGTCAGCCGCAGATACTGCTGCAATGATAAGGAGGATAGCCCTGAGAGAACAGAGCGAAGGCAAACCTGATATCCGTGTTCGCACAGATAGGAAGCCCCTTACCCTGAGGGAGAAGCAACTCTTCATCGTGGAATCACTGCCAAATATCGGTTCAAAGTATGCTGAAAGGCTACTGGAGACCTTCGGTTCAGTTGAGGGTGTTATGAACGCCTCAGAGAAGGAACTGCGTAGCGTTGATGGTATAGGTGCAAAGAGGGCCTCGGAAATCAGGCGTGTCATTGAGGCAGAATTTAGGAGACCCCATGAAGCCACAAATTCAAGGGATAGGTGA
- a CDS encoding tRNA (adenine-N1)-methyltransferase: MRILMDERGKKYLLEEGEDFQSDMGIIEAEKVEDSKPGDVLRTHLGKEIYVIKPSLSDYLELMERRCSILLPKDIGMICAYTGIVEGSRVVDAGTGAGTVAMYLANMVGESGHVTTYEIREEFAEIAEKNISAFGFKNVEVKNRDIKEGIEEDDLDLVFLDLPRPWELMEDVHDSLLKGGWAVFYNPYIEQVKLIHRIGSKVGFTDIRTFETIEREIEVRKQGTRPRTRMVGHTGYLTFMRK, translated from the coding sequence TTGCGCATACTTATGGATGAGAGAGGTAAAAAATATCTTTTAGAGGAAGGAGAGGACTTCCAGAGTGATATGGGAATCATCGAGGCAGAAAAAGTTGAGGATTCCAAACCAGGGGATGTCCTCAGGACCCACCTCGGAAAGGAGATCTATGTCATAAAGCCCAGCCTCTCAGATTACCTTGAACTCATGGAGCGGAGGTGTTCAATACTCCTCCCCAAGGATATAGGGATGATATGTGCATATACCGGGATAGTTGAAGGTTCAAGGGTTGTTGATGCGGGTACCGGTGCGGGTACAGTTGCAATGTACCTCGCCAATATGGTGGGAGAATCAGGGCACGTGACAACCTATGAAATACGTGAGGAATTTGCTGAGATAGCAGAGAAAAACATTTCAGCCTTTGGATTCAAAAATGTGGAGGTTAAGAACAGGGATATAAAGGAGGGTATAGAGGAGGATGACCTCGACCTGGTTTTTCTTGATCTGCCAAGGCCATGGGAGCTTATGGAGGATGTTCATGATTCCCTCCTGAAGGGTGGCTGGGCAGTCTTCTACAACCCCTACATTGAACAGGTGAAGCTGATACACAGAATAGGTTCAAAGGTTGGATTCACAGATATAAGGACATTTGAAACCATTGAACGTGAAATAGAGGTCAGAAAGCAGGGAACAAGGCCCCGTACAAGGATGGTCGGTCATACAGGGTACCTGACATTCATGAGAAAGTAG
- the pyrB gene encoding aspartate carbamoyltransferase: MFENVISIKDFRREDIEFILREAEKMEPVASGEKSSSALRGKILGMMFYEPSTRTRLSFETAMKRLGGSVVGFADTGATSAVKGESLTDTAMMLSAYSDAIVIRHNLEGAARYISDVVDVPVINAGDGAGQHPTQTLLDLYTMKRYFGRIGSLSVALVGDLKYGRTVHSLAYALAVFGASMSFVSPPVLRMPDNIIHDLRGAGVEVKETERLDDVIDDVDVLYVTRIQKERFPDPEEYSRIRGAYHIDRSAVADRDLIVMHPLPRIDEISPEVDSLPQAMYFRQAFYGVPVRMALLRMLIMGRGGAENQKIV; the protein is encoded by the coding sequence ATGTTTGAAAACGTTATCTCAATAAAGGATTTTAGAAGGGAGGATATTGAGTTCATCCTCAGGGAAGCCGAGAAGATGGAGCCTGTTGCATCAGGAGAGAAATCTTCCAGCGCCCTCAGGGGGAAGATACTCGGGATGATGTTTTATGAGCCATCAACAAGGACGCGTTTATCTTTTGAAACTGCCATGAAACGCCTGGGGGGGAGCGTTGTTGGATTTGCAGATACAGGGGCAACATCCGCAGTCAAGGGTGAGAGCCTTACTGACACCGCAATGATGCTTTCGGCCTACTCCGACGCCATAGTTATAAGGCACAACCTTGAAGGTGCGGCCCGTTACATATCGGACGTTGTGGATGTTCCTGTGATAAACGCAGGGGATGGTGCCGGGCAGCACCCTACCCAGACCCTACTGGACCTCTACACCATGAAGAGGTACTTTGGGAGGATAGGTTCCCTCAGCGTAGCACTGGTTGGTGACCTGAAATACGGGAGGACAGTTCACTCACTTGCCTATGCCCTTGCTGTTTTCGGTGCCAGCATGAGCTTTGTATCACCGCCAGTCCTCAGGATGCCAGATAACATTATACATGACTTGAGGGGAGCAGGAGTTGAGGTTAAGGAGACAGAAAGACTTGATGATGTCATAGACGATGTGGATGTCCTTTATGTTACAAGGATACAGAAGGAACGCTTCCCTGACCCTGAGGAGTATTCAAGGATAAGGGGAGCCTACCACATAGATAGATCCGCCGTTGCTGACAGGGACCTGATAGTGATGCATCCACTCCCCAGGATAGATGAGATATCCCCTGAGGTGGATTCGCTTCCACAGGCCATGTACTTCAGGCAGGCATTTTATGGTGTTCCGGTCAGGATGGCCCTCTTGAGGATGTTAATAATGGGGAGGGGAGGAGCAGAGAATCAGAAGATAGTTTGA
- the cdc6-1 gene encoding ORC1-type DNA replication protein Cdc6-1, whose translation MNIFDEIGDKESVFKDKKYLDHRFLPDRLPHREEQIRSIAKYWVEALNGVTPPDITIYGKTGTGKTAVAKFAMKQLKEASKDCDVNIRTEYIRCTDYTTEYQVIARLCQQLGRDVPYRGWTKAEIVNTFRNMFKKNAFGQDMILMVVLDEIDILLRNDGDGLLYTLTRTDNVSILSISNYVEFKKFIKPRVRSSLRDREIVFPPYGAQQLVDILEERSKLSFKEGALEDDVIPLCAALAAKEEGDARYALDLLRTAGEIADERESDMVLGDFVREAKDYIEHNKITDIILTLPSQQQRVLEAILYLTKRKEEITSGRLYEVYKEIAKGDSVSYRRIFDFINELEMLGLISTNTVSRGRGKGRTNIIDLQCETSILEDSLWGV comes from the coding sequence ATGAACATTTTTGATGAGATAGGGGACAAAGAATCTGTTTTTAAGGATAAAAAATATCTTGATCACAGGTTCCTTCCTGACAGGTTACCCCACAGGGAGGAACAGATACGATCCATAGCCAAGTACTGGGTTGAGGCCCTCAATGGAGTCACACCCCCTGATATCACAATCTATGGTAAAACAGGTACAGGGAAAACTGCAGTTGCAAAATTTGCAATGAAGCAGCTGAAGGAAGCATCGAAGGACTGTGACGTGAATATAAGGACAGAGTACATCCGCTGCACAGATTACACAACAGAGTACCAGGTGATAGCAAGATTATGCCAGCAACTTGGTCGTGATGTCCCCTACCGTGGCTGGACAAAGGCTGAAATCGTGAACACCTTCAGGAACATGTTCAAGAAAAACGCCTTTGGCCAGGATATGATACTCATGGTTGTCCTTGATGAGATAGACATACTCCTAAGAAACGATGGTGATGGCCTCCTTTACACCCTAACAAGGACGGATAATGTCTCCATCCTCTCCATAAGCAACTATGTCGAGTTTAAGAAATTCATAAAACCCAGGGTCAGGAGCAGCCTCAGGGACAGGGAAATAGTTTTCCCACCCTATGGAGCCCAGCAACTTGTTGACATCCTTGAGGAGAGGTCGAAGCTGTCCTTCAAGGAGGGTGCCCTTGAGGATGATGTCATACCCCTCTGCGCAGCCCTGGCGGCAAAGGAGGAGGGTGACGCAAGGTACGCCCTGGACCTCCTGAGGACAGCCGGCGAAATTGCTGATGAAAGGGAATCTGACATGGTCTTGGGCGACTTTGTGAGGGAGGCCAAGGACTACATAGAACACAACAAGATCACAGACATAATACTGACACTGCCAAGCCAGCAGCAGAGGGTGCTTGAGGCCATACTCTACCTTACAAAGAGGAAGGAGGAGATAACCTCCGGAAGGCTCTATGAGGTCTACAAGGAAATAGCTAAGGGAGACTCTGTTTCCTACAGGAGAATATTTGACTTCATAAATGAGCTTGAAATGCTTGGCCTGATATCCACAAACACGGTCTCAAGGGGAAGGGGTAAGGGACGTACAAATATAATAGACCTCCAGTGCGAGACATCGATCCTGGAGGATTCACTCTGGGGTGTCTGA
- a CDS encoding DUF2299 domain-containing protein → MSSEMIKKWLEEEGFLRMEVPDENARFHYVVNYPDDHVIDIIQPAGKEDMVLIACATSVSPEHQAGIRALSMEKRTEFIWKVRFTLNRFGVDFQLDHPENVLNSYLVTDEIFFDGLSKDRLISSIKNVFRAKLQVMWMIQERFGEERTEHDSMYV, encoded by the coding sequence ATGTCCAGTGAAATGATCAAGAAATGGCTTGAGGAAGAGGGTTTCCTGCGTATGGAAGTCCCTGACGAAAACGCCAGATTCCACTATGTTGTGAACTACCCGGATGATCACGTTATTGATATAATCCAGCCAGCAGGTAAGGAGGACATGGTCCTGATAGCCTGCGCAACCAGTGTTAGTCCAGAGCATCAGGCAGGGATCCGGGCACTTAGCATGGAGAAGCGGACTGAATTCATATGGAAGGTCCGTTTTACACTGAATCGCTTCGGGGTTGATTTTCAGCTGGATCACCCGGAGAACGTCCTCAACAGTTACCTTGTCACCGATGAGATATTCTTTGATGGACTTTCAAAGGATAGATTAATTTCAAGTATAAAAAATGTGTTCAGGGCCAAACTGCAGGTCATGTGGATGATACAGGAACGTTTCGGTGAAGAGCGAACTGAACATGATAGCATGTATGTTTAG
- the cbiB gene encoding adenosylcobinamide-phosphate synthase CbiB, with amino-acid sequence MNEVSVLLLALIFDVLLGEPPRRVHPVVWMGSAIEVMKRLLGKGRTSGIVLTVAVAVPFTLPLLLINHIQGPLNVMISSLLLSAVISVRLLVTSALEVGGSLNDDIEEARKKLSMLVSRDTSSLSGKQITSAAIETLTENITDSVTAPLFYFILLGLPGAFLYRVVNTLDAMVGYLDNENRDIGWFPAKLDDVLNYIPARITGFLMVPAALLLGMNWRGSLRILLRDARMTPSPNSGFTMAAAAGALSVQLEKPGVYVLGDPSDELNSGKLLEAVKLSSMTLIIFTASAAGLMLVIP; translated from the coding sequence ATGAATGAAGTTTCAGTCCTCCTCTTAGCCCTCATCTTCGACGTTCTCCTTGGGGAACCACCCAGAAGGGTTCACCCTGTTGTCTGGATGGGTTCGGCAATAGAGGTGATGAAGAGACTCCTTGGAAAAGGTCGCACGTCGGGTATAGTCCTTACAGTCGCAGTCGCAGTGCCATTCACACTTCCCCTACTACTGATCAACCATATTCAAGGCCCCCTGAATGTCATGATATCCTCCCTCCTACTTTCAGCGGTGATATCAGTGAGGCTGCTCGTAACCTCTGCCCTGGAGGTCGGAGGATCCCTCAATGATGACATTGAAGAGGCCAGGAAGAAACTTTCAATGCTTGTTAGCAGGGATACCAGTTCCCTATCAGGCAAACAGATAACCTCAGCGGCCATTGAGACTCTCACAGAAAACATTACGGATTCAGTGACAGCCCCCCTCTTCTATTTCATTCTCCTCGGCCTTCCAGGCGCCTTCCTGTACAGGGTGGTTAATACACTTGATGCCATGGTAGGCTACCTTGACAACGAGAACAGAGATATAGGGTGGTTCCCTGCAAAGCTGGATGATGTACTCAACTACATCCCAGCGAGAATAACAGGTTTCCTGATGGTCCCTGCAGCCCTTCTCCTCGGCATGAACTGGAGGGGATCCCTCCGGATCCTTTTGAGGGATGCCAGGATGACCCCAAGCCCAAACTCAGGTTTCACCATGGCTGCAGCGGCAGGGGCCCTTTCAGTTCAGCTGGAAAAGCCAGGGGTTTATGTCCTCGGTGACCCCTCTGATGAACTGAACAGCGGAAAACTTCTTGAGGCCGTGAAACTGAGCTCAATGACCTTGATAATCTTCACAGCCTCTGCAGCGGGACTGATGCTTGTGATACCATAA